One genomic region from Lepidochelys kempii isolate rLepKem1 chromosome 19, rLepKem1.hap2, whole genome shotgun sequence encodes:
- the TMEM222 gene encoding transmembrane protein 222, which yields MAEAEAAGGKMKQFNGGPGAGLEPERGRFPYCVVWTPIPVLTWLFPIIGHMGICTSAGVIRDFAGPYYVSEDNMAFGKPVKYWKLDPNKVYSSSPNAWDTAVHDASEEYKHRMHNLCCDNCHSHVALALNLMRYDNSSSWNMIKLCFLSLLYGKYVSIGGFMKTWLPFVLFLGVILTVILTLHLR from the exons ATGGCGGAAGCGGAGGCCGCGGGGGGGAAGATGAAGCAGTTTAATGGCGGCCCGGGGgccgggctggagcccgagcgGGGCCGCTTCCCCTACTGCGTGGTGTGGACGCCCATCCCCGTGCTGAC ATGGCTCTTCCCTATCATCGGCCACATGGGTATCTGTACGTCAGCTGGAGTCATTCGGGACTTTGCGGGCCCTTACTACGTCTCC GAAGACAACATGGCATTTGGGAAGCCAGTGAA GTACTGGAAACTGGATCCAAACAAAGTGTACTCCAGCAGTCCCAATGCTTGGGATACGGCTGTGCATGATGCCTCTGAGGAGTACAAGCACCGAATG CACAATCTTTGCTGTGACAACTGCCACTCCCATGTGGCTCTGGCCTTAAACCTAATGAGATACGATAACAGCAGCTCCTGGAACATGATCAAACTTTGCTTCCTCTCTCTCCTGTATGGGAAGTATGTAAG CATAGGGGGGTTCATGAAGACCTGGCTTCCCTTTGTCCTTTTCTTGGGGGTGATCCTGACTGTCATTCTGACCCTTCACTTGCGGTGA